In Phyllopteryx taeniolatus isolate TA_2022b chromosome 8, UOR_Ptae_1.2, whole genome shotgun sequence, one genomic interval encodes:
- the ilvbl gene encoding 2-hydroxyacyl-CoA lyase 2 isoform X2, with product MMLTPLWFTIGTVGVAAVTAGPGLTNTVTAVKNAQMAESPLLLMGGAAGTLLQGRGALQDIDQMSLFKPLCKFCASIRTVREIVPVLRKALAVAQSGTPGPVFIEFPIDTLYPFHLVSREFAVKNPPKGLMGKIVSWYLNNHLMNIFAGAWERRDISPLPIHIPQATDNQVQKCIELVSRANKPIILLGSQATLPPTPVDEIRSALEELGIPCFLGGMSRGMLGKDSPIHIRQNRRDALKEADVVVLGGTVCDFRLSYGKVLNRRSKIIAVNRDRTQLLKNSDMFWKPTVAIQGDAGTFLVRLSKGLKGHRCPEEWPQSLKAGDVTKENINRAKANEKTEHHLNPLKVLHMLDEQMSEDSIIVADGGDFVGSAAYILRPRGPLRWLDPGAFGTLGVGGGFALGAKLCRPESEVWIVYGDGSLGYTVAEFDTFTRQKTPVIAVVGNDACWSQISREQVPILGSNVACGLAFTDYHTVADGYGGKGYLIRREDEEQLGNIISEARKQSQMGKATLLNVLIGKTNFREGSISV from the exons atgatgctgacACCTCTATGGTTCACTATAG GTACCGTTGGTGTAGCTGCAGTGACAGCTGGCCCAGGTCTCACTAACACCGTGACAGCAGTAAAGAACGCTCAAATGGCGGAATCACCGTTGTTGCTCATGGGAGGGGCTGCTGGGACACTACTTCAG GGCAGAGGAGCGCTTCAAGACATTGACCAAATGTCTCTGTTCAAGCCTCTGTGTAAGTTCTGTGCCTCCATCCGAACAGTCCGAGAAATCGTGCCTGTTTTGAGAAAGGCGCTGGCTGTCGCCCAGTCTGGAACCCCCGGGCCCGTTTTCATCGAATTCCCCATCGACACTCTGTACCCTTTCCATCTGGTGTCCAGAGAGTTTGCTGTTAAAAACCCTCCCAAAGGCCTGATGGGCAAAATTGTTTCATG GTACCTTAACAACCATCTCATGAACATTTTTGCTGGTGCCTGGGAGAGGCGAGACATTTCACCTCTTCCTATTCACATCCCGCAAGCCACAGACAATCAG GTACAAAAGTGTATTGAACTGGTGAGTCGAGCCAATAAACCTATTATCCTGCTTGGAAGCCAAGCCACACTACCACCAACACCAGTTGATGAGATCAG GAGTGCTTTGGAGGAGTTGGGCATCCCTTGCTTCCTTGGGGGCATGTCCCGAGGCATGCTGGGTAAAGACAGCCCAATCCACATTAGACAAAACAGACGTGATGCTCTGAAGGAGGCCGATGTGGTAGTCCTCGGAG GCACAGTGTGCGACTTCCGTTTGAGCTACGGCAAAGTTCTGAACAGACGTAGCAAGATCATCGCTGTCAACAGAGACAGGACGCAGCTGCTCAAAAATTCTGATATGTTCTGGAAACCAACTGTAGCAATTCAAG GTGACGCTGGTACCTTTCTAGTACGGCTTTCCAAAGGCTTAAAGGGCCATCGCTGTCCAGAAGAATGGCCTCAAAGCCTCAAAGCAGGAGATGTGACCAAAGAAAACATAAATAG GGCAAAAGCCAATGAGAAGACAGAGCATCACTTGAACCCCTTGAAAGTTCTTCACATGTTGGACGAGCAGATGTCAGAAGACAGTATCATTGTTGCAGACGGCGGTGATTTTGTAGGAAGTGCTGCTTACATCCTGAGGCCGCGCGGACCACTACGTTGGCTCGATCCAG GGGCTTTTGGGACGCTGGGAGTGGGAGGAGGATTTGCACTCGGTGCAAAACTGTGCCGGCCTGAATCAGAG GTGTGGATTGTCTATGGTGACGGTTCCCTAGGATACACTGTTGCTGAATTCGACACGTTCACTCGTCAGAAG ACACCGGTTATTGCTGTTGTGGGAAATGATGCATGTTGGAGTCAGATCTCCAGAGAACAGGTTCCCATTCTGGGTAGCAATGTGGCGTGTGGCCTGGCATTTACAG ATTATCACACAGTGGCCGATGGGTATGGCGGTAAGGGCTACCTTATAAGGCGAGAGGATGAAGAGCAGCTTGGCAACATCATCTCAGAAGCTCGAAAGCAGAGCCAGATGGGCAAAGCAACACTTCTCAATGTCCTGATAGGCAAAACCAACTTTAGAGAGGGCTCCATCTCTGTATAA
- the ilvbl gene encoding 2-hydroxyacyl-CoA lyase 2 isoform X1, which yields MESFVAILGCSACFALGGLVFAAYQFGMLYQFFHKTETNSPRHGGESVAEVLRAHGIKYVFTLVGGHISPILVACEKVGIRIVDTRHEATAVFAADAVARLSGTVGVAAVTAGPGLTNTVTAVKNAQMAESPLLLMGGAAGTLLQGRGALQDIDQMSLFKPLCKFCASIRTVREIVPVLRKALAVAQSGTPGPVFIEFPIDTLYPFHLVSREFAVKNPPKGLMGKIVSWYLNNHLMNIFAGAWERRDISPLPIHIPQATDNQVQKCIELVSRANKPIILLGSQATLPPTPVDEIRSALEELGIPCFLGGMSRGMLGKDSPIHIRQNRRDALKEADVVVLGGTVCDFRLSYGKVLNRRSKIIAVNRDRTQLLKNSDMFWKPTVAIQGDAGTFLVRLSKGLKGHRCPEEWPQSLKAGDVTKENINRAKANEKTEHHLNPLKVLHMLDEQMSEDSIIVADGGDFVGSAAYILRPRGPLRWLDPGAFGTLGVGGGFALGAKLCRPESEVWIVYGDGSLGYTVAEFDTFTRQKTPVIAVVGNDACWSQISREQVPILGSNVACGLAFTDYHTVADGYGGKGYLIRREDEEQLGNIISEARKQSQMGKATLLNVLIGKTNFREGSISV from the exons ATGGAGTCGTTTGTGGCCATTCTCGGATGTTCTGCATGTTTTGCTCTAGGCGGACTTGTGTTTGCTGCCTACCAATTTGGAATGCTGTATCAGTTTTTCCACAAG ACTGAGACGAACAGCCCTCGACATGGCGGTGAAAGCGTGGCAGAGGTCCTGCGTGCCCACGGGATCAAATATGTCTTCACTCTCGTTGGTGGACACATCTCGCCCATCCTGGTGGCCTGTGAGAAAGTGGGAATCCGGATCGTGGACACCAGGCACGAGGCCACGGCCGTCTTTGCTGCTGATGCCGTGGCGCGGCTTTCAG GTACCGTTGGTGTAGCTGCAGTGACAGCTGGCCCAGGTCTCACTAACACCGTGACAGCAGTAAAGAACGCTCAAATGGCGGAATCACCGTTGTTGCTCATGGGAGGGGCTGCTGGGACACTACTTCAG GGCAGAGGAGCGCTTCAAGACATTGACCAAATGTCTCTGTTCAAGCCTCTGTGTAAGTTCTGTGCCTCCATCCGAACAGTCCGAGAAATCGTGCCTGTTTTGAGAAAGGCGCTGGCTGTCGCCCAGTCTGGAACCCCCGGGCCCGTTTTCATCGAATTCCCCATCGACACTCTGTACCCTTTCCATCTGGTGTCCAGAGAGTTTGCTGTTAAAAACCCTCCCAAAGGCCTGATGGGCAAAATTGTTTCATG GTACCTTAACAACCATCTCATGAACATTTTTGCTGGTGCCTGGGAGAGGCGAGACATTTCACCTCTTCCTATTCACATCCCGCAAGCCACAGACAATCAG GTACAAAAGTGTATTGAACTGGTGAGTCGAGCCAATAAACCTATTATCCTGCTTGGAAGCCAAGCCACACTACCACCAACACCAGTTGATGAGATCAG GAGTGCTTTGGAGGAGTTGGGCATCCCTTGCTTCCTTGGGGGCATGTCCCGAGGCATGCTGGGTAAAGACAGCCCAATCCACATTAGACAAAACAGACGTGATGCTCTGAAGGAGGCCGATGTGGTAGTCCTCGGAG GCACAGTGTGCGACTTCCGTTTGAGCTACGGCAAAGTTCTGAACAGACGTAGCAAGATCATCGCTGTCAACAGAGACAGGACGCAGCTGCTCAAAAATTCTGATATGTTCTGGAAACCAACTGTAGCAATTCAAG GTGACGCTGGTACCTTTCTAGTACGGCTTTCCAAAGGCTTAAAGGGCCATCGCTGTCCAGAAGAATGGCCTCAAAGCCTCAAAGCAGGAGATGTGACCAAAGAAAACATAAATAG GGCAAAAGCCAATGAGAAGACAGAGCATCACTTGAACCCCTTGAAAGTTCTTCACATGTTGGACGAGCAGATGTCAGAAGACAGTATCATTGTTGCAGACGGCGGTGATTTTGTAGGAAGTGCTGCTTACATCCTGAGGCCGCGCGGACCACTACGTTGGCTCGATCCAG GGGCTTTTGGGACGCTGGGAGTGGGAGGAGGATTTGCACTCGGTGCAAAACTGTGCCGGCCTGAATCAGAG GTGTGGATTGTCTATGGTGACGGTTCCCTAGGATACACTGTTGCTGAATTCGACACGTTCACTCGTCAGAAG ACACCGGTTATTGCTGTTGTGGGAAATGATGCATGTTGGAGTCAGATCTCCAGAGAACAGGTTCCCATTCTGGGTAGCAATGTGGCGTGTGGCCTGGCATTTACAG ATTATCACACAGTGGCCGATGGGTATGGCGGTAAGGGCTACCTTATAAGGCGAGAGGATGAAGAGCAGCTTGGCAACATCATCTCAGAAGCTCGAAAGCAGAGCCAGATGGGCAAAGCAACACTTCTCAATGTCCTGATAGGCAAAACCAACTTTAGAGAGGGCTCCATCTCTGTATAA